Genomic segment of Primulina tabacum isolate GXHZ01 chromosome 11, ASM2559414v2, whole genome shotgun sequence:
TCCAGTTGACCTTATCCGAAGAGTGAGTATCCATTAACAAGGGTGATTCAGTGGGTTTCACTCGATGAAGTGACATGTTGATGTTAAATTCTGATTGaggaaaataatttttacaTCCAAGTTTATGGTTAAATATCACGATCTTGattttatatcatattcatttgtttttttggttttagagatctgatttttaaaaaaaaaaattcaaagaaaaggCGACACGCCTATTGCAATACAAGTATGGTTTTAGCAAAAATAGAAATAGGTGACATGTGAAGCTGGAGAAGTATTTAAGCCAATGTATATGGCCAAATTGTGAAAGCATGCATTTAACCAAAATTAAGAGAATATTACTTATAACCGATGTTATAAATGAACTTCCAAATAAGAACCATGTAGAATATGTTGTAAATGAGTGCAGTGGAAAGATATCACGCcttaaacaagaaaaagatcGACCTGCTTCTGTTTTAAAATGTCTTCTCTCTCCCTTTTAGGTAAGAGAAATTGGAAAGGATGTGTCTGTtgaaactgaatcagtgaaGCAGAAAGATGTAAAGCAGACGGCCGCAGAGGACCTAATATCAAAGTTGAATAATTTTCGTTCATATTCAGAAGCTGGCAATGTGAAAGGTGATTTTATATTCCTTGTGTTATTCAATTTCTGAATGTCTGTTCATGCAGTACTCCTATCTCACGTCACGCGTCCGCAGGGATTTATAATgttgtaaaatgatattttctagTAACTTGATTCAATGATTTTCGTATAGTAAGAATTAATTGTAGACTTAGATGTGGGGTCCTAGTGAGATACTTACTTCCCTCCCACACCTGTTCATAGAAATTTGAAAGAGCTTAAAGATCACCCACTTTGAGGTGTAATATGGTTCCCACACGATGCATCTATTGATGGATTCGATGAAGAGCAGCGGGGTGAAATAGTTTGCTTACCTCCTTGTCTTGGTAAGTggaggaaaaggaaaaagaaaacaaaatgtttgtgaaattttagaaaataaactTCATATTCCAAATTACATTAGGATTTCTACTGAATTTCAGTGTCCTTCTTTGGCAGTAAGGAATGTGACTGTTTTCTACCATCAAGCCAAATGTTTAATAACATTTACATGTTGGGAATTTGCAGCCCTGGAGGAATGGCGTAAGCGGAAGATGGAACGAGCCAAACAACGATCAATGTTATGGGATTGAACGTGCTGCTGATCCTTGAATCCAATTGATTAGCAGagtataatttttcatggatacaTGTTTCAGATGGTTAAAATCTCAGGTTCCATGCGGTTACATAATAAACGCGTGTTTATGAAAATTGGAAATGGGAAATACTAATTGTAACAAGAATTCTGAACAATATACGAATATTTGCAAGTTCAAATCATACAAGACTGAATTTTAATTGATGGATGTGTGCAAACTTTTTATTTCACACAATATCTTAGTTTTGattgtggggatccggacgctaattcattccttaatcgtctttaggaataattcaaacaattataataaacagggtttaatttttttttttaaaatacaaagcggaaacgtaatgtaattcaattcaaattatatattaaacataatatacaaatcttgtattatctacaagaattcaactaggttcaactatatctcagtgctgaatcctaagttgcttcgaagcccggatctccactctatctagtccagcctctttctcttattgaccctgatcctatcccacctgttgccatgcacacatacaaaaaagacaacagccggataactccggtgagaattacattctcagtataaatcatgtatacatgcaatcataaaaacaatataaaagcatataacagatatgtctaacatgtattcaaatcagaatataaatccatatcaagaataaatcctattctaaacatataccatcatcaggaacataattcatcatgtaccatattcaggaacaaaatcaacataactcaaaataAACTGTCAATTAAACTCATGACTTcaaatttaagactagactcaatcatagtctagggatcccggtttccagaagtcagcattcccatatcgaccaacagtaatagaaaagacttcagttctatccacgtcgatagggtatcgatcaccagtaatagaagaaataccaattctatcaacatcgatatggtatcgatcaccagtaatagaagaagctcgtattctatccacatcggtatagtatcgatcaccagtaatagaaagaactccgattctatccacatcgatataatatcgatcaccagtaataggagaagttatgattctatccacatcgatacggtaccgatcaccagtaatagaagaagctccaattctatccacatcgatataatatcgataatcagtaatagaagaagttataattctatccacatcgatagccaaacatccggtgacagactttggcacaatcaccaatacactatcttgtgacatcgtgcaatgtgcccgtggcgatcccaccactatcgggcacttctgtcacaagattactcgtctaatacctgctgtctataaatcaagagaacaagtacatcaatcaaatcaatacaataaggtaaagtatgtgatttagggaaactcgagccaaacctcactcgagttgtgcaatcccaactcaacattaatttatacctttatctttcccggtccactccgttccgtctataatcacttcaattaatcaagaaatcatcccagattaatctcagattacggtaaatatacccaaatcatttcagattacggtaatcaaattctcgagccttacattgaTCATCCAGCCAAGATGAATTTTGTATCTGAGTGAGTTGAAAGTATAAAtttgtattttcaaaaaattattttttcattaaaaaaaaataatggcATGTCGTGATTTTTTCCCACAGCGAATGGATTGCAGACAGAGATTGACTTGATGGCTTTAATGGCGTCGGATTCCAAAATGTAGCAGGACCAACCGTGAAAATTTGCAGCCCATAGCAGTTAGCATCACATGctaatgacaaaaatttgtgtgaggcggtctcacggatcgtgttttgtgagacggatctcttatttgggtcagctatgaaaaagtattactttttatgctaaggtattactttttattgtgaatatcggtagggttgacccgtctcacatataaagattcgtgagaccgtctcacaagagacctactccccACTAATTATACTAATTAGCCCAAGGCCGGAACTCCCAAATGATTCAATCAAGACGAGGTGTCTGGTGTCCCCACCGGATGATTTATACAATTACAAGTTGATTAACAAACAAAATCCGAGTATATATCTTACAAATCTCACGTCAAAAGAAGAACAACCATACAGATATTGAGACATTGAAATAGGCTATTCTTTGGAATCGGTCTACCTCAACCATCACGAGTATGGACTCCCCAATAAGGAACTAAATGGgatcaaatgaaaaatagaaCTAGGATCCAATACTAAACTCACATGTGATATATAAAGCAATGCATGAAACGATGAAcatcatttaaattaattatctcattcatatttatttacttttcatatatatttaaaaatcattggaaaaataaatttcaaatctcaTCTAtgagataaatatatttttagtaGCATAATctatatatacaaatatataaaagcattccctattatggtaaaaatttcatttttaagtACTTTTGGATTAGTTTGGTATTTTAGGTAACTGACCAAGGAGTTTTATAATTGACAATCGAATCATACGATATTATAGAACTTAGGTTTTCACTTATTTCACATCAGTTAGTGTTACGAACTTACGACACCTGACACGGCCGCAAACTCGAAAAAACTTGGTAGCAAACATCAGGGGCGGATTGTTCAGGGTCACCGGGGCTTAACTCATATACGTATATACTTGGATGAACTTATTTTATGCAATGAGCCTATGTATATATAAAGTGCTAAGAATTGTGGGTTTATCTGTACATAAAGGACTGactaaactaattttttttctcaaaaatgttaattttggtcccaatatttttaaaaacaatacTTTGGTACAAATCTTGATCAAGGACGTgcattataaaattattaaaaattttatgaaatatggatatatatcttaaataaattcaactacttgattgattgaatcgtaTATTggctaatatttttttaaaaaatatgattcTTTTGTAtaaatattacttgttattgtATACTTAGATTTGTTTTTTGATACATTAATTTTGtaagaatgaattttttttataaaaaaataaaaataaaacttttggagttatttttaatttagcttGCCTAAAGATAAATTTCAATCAATTAGTTTCAAAcataaaaaaagataaaattcaCCGAAAGATGAGAAATCATTATAATAATAAGATTCAAAGTTTAAGAATTGATGGTAAAAATGGATGAGATGGTGAGGTGTTATGCATAGTCTGGAGTCCACTAATTAAGTCCCGCCTTGCCTGCCATTTGCTCATCTGCCTAAATTACGCTTTGTTGAACCCTCTTCCCTTTCCAAGTCAAAGTCAATCTTTTTCATTGCAACGTTAAGACCCAACAAATTAAATGGGTGAATATATTTATGTGTGCGCGCGTGTTTGTGTATGtgtttatacatatatatatacatatatatacatatacatatatatcagaTTTGATCTCCTCAACACTCGGTGGACGACTACGTGTGCATCGTTGGTGTGGCTTATTGGatgtacacacacacacacacacatatatatatatatatatatgcccaTCAATGAAGTGACGATCATCTATTAAATatacaattttgatatgttttatcACATGCAATGAGTGTATGTCGCATTTGAGATGAACACTGTTGATAGACAACTATAACAaaactattatatatatatatatatatatatatattattttataatatttgagaAACTAATAGTAACAAGTAATTTGGTATATCAATGCGACACAAAAATTTCTTCGTAGTTTTTTACCCTTACATGATATTTGATACTTAACTTTGATAACGTGAGTTTATTAATAATCCTAACATACCTCTCcaatttttttccattttacaTCTTACAttaacaaaaacttgtgtgagacggttttacgggtcatattttgtgagacagatctcttatttggttcatccatgaaaaagtattactttttatgctaagagtattacttttttattgtgaatatcggtaagttTGACCCGTCTCagagataaatattcgtgagaccgtctcacaagagacctactccttacattttctttttctctattGTTGCGCCATTGTTGCTAGTATATATTTGTGTACGATGAGATAATACGATATTCAATTATTTGACTCAATCTCCATTGATTTTACAAGcgatcaataaaaaaaatttcaatatgaaatatgatatgaattaaaaattgagaatgattaaaaaaaacgTGTTAAAACTTAAAGGCtatttacttaaaaaatatgtaaaacATGCAAAAAACTGTGGTGATTCTCACTAAAATACCAATATGAAATGTGCATAGATATGAAATCCAATACGATTATCAAATTGAGCAATTAATTAATGCCAAATCTATGGAAATCCTAATTATAAAAGACATAAAAACTCATGTGAAATCGTCTCacgggtcaattttgtgagaaaaATATATGACATGatcaaattcataaaaaaaaaattattttttctgtCAAAACTACTACTTTTCATGGTAGAAATGAATCAGATCGATCAATCTTACATATATAAATCCGTAAAACAACCTCGTAAGATATCaactcaattaaaaaaaaaaaggatttaTTTGCAAAGATGCCTCGTGGCGTTCCACTTTACAAGTCGATTTGGACATCTGTTTAAACCACTTCAACGACATATCTTCTTTGGGCAAAGTTTCACACTTTAGGACTCTGAAAATCCTTCTTAATTCCCTTCCGTACACAATCGTATATCTATATCACACAATCGATTGTCTGTTGGCATACTTCAACAATACTTttaatacatacatatatataatgctcacatatataattatatttaactTTTCCGATTATAGTCAAAATTATTTTGCGAACATCGTAATTTTgatcatatatatatgtttttttaagattttgaaaGAGAAAATAACATATGATGAGACTGTTTTAActctaataaaaaattattaataaatagtCAGAGATACATGAACTACAATAAATAAACTTCAACGTAACACCTCTCCTTGAGAAATAAGCAAATCCAACACTATTCATCCATTGGGTTTGTAGACATTTTCACGAGTAAAAAATTTCCACTCACCTAATTTTTAATTGTAATATTTACGACAGTCCTTCGAGGAATTATGTTTCCTAGTGTCTACATTCTTAAATCTTAGGTTGTACGTGGCCCTATTGTATCGAGAAAGTGTTTCTATTTTcagaatgatttaatttaattgtattttattagtaaatccttaagtaagttttgatttttttatataattattcaCAGTCTTGTCTGTGAGTTGATATATTTTGGATTTTGGTTTCGTATGGTACGGTAAGTTGGAAAAAAtgatcaaaaaaaaaaaaacaattatcaGATGAAATCAAATTTCGACAAGTTAATAAACCAAAATCCAAAACATGAAAGCttataacatccgattttgatTAAAAAACTCAGGATTCCCATAACTCTTTGtatctcatataaaatttgaatcaaGGTGAATCAATAGTttgtaattgttttttttttacaacaCGTGCGGGGAGGAGGGATCGAACCCGAGGAGGAGAGCCAGTTAATCTGACGGGTGAGACCACTGAGCTACAAGCCCGGTCTCGATAGTTTGTAATTGTTTGCTATATCATTAATGGACATATAATTTGTACTACAACATGTCTttccaaagaaaaaaaatgaattgaGGCCACTTAATCTAGTAAAAATGGAATggtaatattataatataagaTTTTGGTGTTAAATTGATACAAACTACAAACCTTTAGCTTAAAATATTATATGTAATGCTACTAGAAGATATTGGTAACATGACAATGACATCAACTAAGTACAAGATGCCCGAATTTGCAATATAAATATGCAGAAAACACAAGCATCTCATCGTGTCTGGGAATTTTGAGGAAAAACTAAATAAACTTTAATTAGAATACAAATTAACTCAGCTTTTGGATTTAAGGGTTTTACaataatcataatattaattggGAGTGATATTTTATACATGGAACAAAATATGGGATGGGAAGTGGTTGGAGAAGAGTGGAAGAAAGGGCCTTGGACTGCAGAAGAAGATAGATTACTCATGGAGTACGTGAAATTGCATGGTGATGGCAGATGGAACAATGTGGCGACGCTTGTAGGTACGTATGTATACACCGGTTTCTCTTTCTCATGTCGATTTTTATGCGTAGATTAACGATGAATGTTTTTACGACGATTTTAGCTGAAAACGTCCTTTCGAATTATGAGCATAGAATTCATGCACAGTTGTTCCTTTTGAATCCAATCTATTTGTGTAATTTGTTTGGGCAGGATTGAAGAGGAACGGGAAAAGCTGTAGATTAAGATGGGTAAATTATTTGAGGCCGGACCTCAAGAGGGGACAGATAACCCCATATGAAGAGAGTATAATTCTTGACCTCCATGCAAAATGGGGCAACAGGTGCTCATTTGAACagataaaaataatttacactttgtttttattaaatcatttttgaGTTATATAGTCAATTTGTGAACATGTATAGGTGGTCAACAATTGCTAGAAGCTTGCCAGGAAGAACAGACAATGAAATAAAAAACTATTGGAGGACACATTTCAAGAAAAAGGGAAAACCCTCCTCCAAAACCCTGGAAAAATCGAGTGCGCACATGGTCCGGAGGCAACAAtttcaacaacaacaacaacggCATCAACAAGACCAGATCATAGACATGAACACAATCATGTCGTTATTGTTTAAGGAAAGCGACGATGATTATTTGCCGATTTTCACTCAATCCATGCAAGAAATATCATATCCAAGTGGAGGAGTACTGGAGGAGCAAGGATTGCTTCATTCAATGATCTCTGGCTATGGTTCCATGCCGGAGGCCTCAAATGAAGATATCACAATATGGGATGGTGGCTTGTGGAACTTGGATGATAGAAACTGAAAGAGTTGTTTaacattaaatattatataattgagGAATGGTGTGTttcatatttaagtttgaaTGTGAAGTTGTAATACTTTAGACAATATGAAgcaaaataatttaacacacAAAACTTTACGCAAATAAATCAAGACACAAAACTTATGCACAAGTCAACACACTTGTGCAGTACTTCAGTACAAAAGATTTACTAGAAAATAGTGAATTTATACACAAAAAGAACACTAGTGAATAACAAAAAGCTAATTCTCTTAACACATCAACGGAAGCAAATTACATCCTAATTTTCTATCACTAGAACCAAACATAACATATGCAAATTATGTGAAACCAAAATTCAGTTGAATAAACAATTCTTTAGCAACATTTTAATTAAGTGTTTTTCTTGA
This window contains:
- the LOC142519330 gene encoding uncharacterized protein LOC142519330 isoform X1, with the protein product MEKLQQQKYWRAVRSLISYKNATIVVCLLNIISALILLQGFLFPSPSSRLDSSNKGTALYRNIKESEDIRRSMVPVDLIRRVREIGKDVSVETESVKQKDVKQTAAEDLISKLNNFRSYSEAGNVKALEEWRKRKMERAKQRSMLWD
- the LOC142519330 gene encoding uncharacterized protein LOC142519330 isoform X2; amino-acid sequence: MEKLQQQKYWRAVRSLISYKNATIVVCLLNIISALILLQGFLFPSPSSRLDSSNKALYRNIKESEDIRRSMVPVDLIRRVREIGKDVSVETESVKQKDVKQTAAEDLISKLNNFRSYSEAGNVKALEEWRKRKMERAKQRSMLWD
- the LOC142518960 gene encoding MYB-like transcription factor EOBI; this encodes MEQNMGWEVVGEEWKKGPWTAEEDRLLMEYVKLHGDGRWNNVATLVGLKRNGKSCRLRWVNYLRPDLKRGQITPYEESIILDLHAKWGNRWSTIARSLPGRTDNEIKNYWRTHFKKKGKPSSKTLEKSSAHMVRRQQFQQQQQRHQQDQIIDMNTIMSLLFKESDDDYLPIFTQSMQEISYPSGGVLEEQGLLHSMISGYGSMPEASNEDITIWDGGLWNLDDRN